In the genome of Mustelus asterias unplaced genomic scaffold, sMusAst1.hap1.1 HAP1_SCAFFOLD_382, whole genome shotgun sequence, one region contains:
- the LOC144486530 gene encoding uncharacterized protein LOC144486530 translates to MEENSTVHSEEKLYICSLCGQDFNQSSGLSEHNCRHNREMAWKCRDCGKEFDYPSLLETHRRSHTGERPFTCSQCGKGFAHPSTLVKHQRIHTGERPFTCSQCGKRFAHSSNLLKHQRMHTGERPFTCSVCGKGFTQSSNLALHKQIHTEEKPFTCSQCGKGFSRSSNLLTHQTVHTGERPFTCSQCGKGFAHSHTLRTHQRIHTGERPYTCSVCGKGFNQSSNLAIHKEEHTGERPFTCSQCGKGFAHSANLLKHQRVHTGERPFICSVCGKGFARSSNLRLHQRVHTGERPFICSTCGKGFTQSSTLQTHQRVHNKRKIRSKVFCELDVHQLDTDKGLDLLFGFNDEIDKIDDRLDGYETWHINLESHKDTRTLEKPWKCGDCGKRYRFPSYLEAHRRIHTGERPFSCPWCGMGFSIVSTLQRHQRIHTGERLFTCSQCGKAFAHASTLQTHQRVHTGERPFTCTVCGKGYTQLSSLQSHQRVHTGERPFTCSQCGKGFGHAATLQSHQRVHTGERPFTCSVCEKEFTQLSSLQVHQRVHTGVRPFTCSQCGKGFNDLYALQTHQRVHTGEKPFTCSQCGKGFTQLCNLQTHQRVHTGERPFCCTQCGKVYRDSSTLRTHQRVHTGERPFTCSVCEKGFRVSSSLLRHQRVHK, encoded by the exons atggaagaaaatagcaccgttcacagtgaAGAGAAACTGTACATATGTTCtctgtgtggacaagacttcaaccaatcatctggcctttcgGAGCACAATTGCCGTCACAACAGGGAGATGGCATGGAAATGtagagactgtgggaaggaattcgattacccatccctgctggaaactcatcggcgcagtcacactggggagaggccattcacctgctcccagtgtggaaagGGTTTTGCTCACCCATCCACCCTAGtaaaacaccagcgaattcacactggggagagaccattcacctgctcccagtgtgggaagcgatttgctcactcatccaatctgctgaaacatcagcgaatgcacactggagagagaccgttcacctgctctgtttgtgggaagggattcactcagtcatccaaccttgcATTACAcaagcaaattcacactgaggagaagccgttcacctgctcccaatgtgggaagggattcagtcggtcatcaaatttgctgacacaccagactgttcacactggggagaggccgttcacctgctcccagtgtgggaagggatttgctcactcacacacactgcggacgcaccagcgaattcacactggggaaagaccatacacctgctctgtatgtgggaagggattcaatcagtcatccaacctagcaatacACAAGGAAgagcacaccggggagagaccgttcacctgctcccagtgtgggaagggatttgctcattcagccaacctgctgaaacaccagagagttcacactggggagaggccattcatttgcTCCGTTTGTGGGAAAGGTTTTGCtcgctcatccaacctgcggttacaccagcgagttcacactggggagagacctttcatctgctccacatgtgggaagggattcactcagtcatccactctgcagacacaccagcgagttcacaa CAAAAGGAAAATCAGAAGCAAAGTATTTTGTGAGCTGGATGTCCATCAGTTGGACACTGATAAAGGTTTGGATCTACTGTTTGGGTTCAATGATGAGATTGACAAGATAGATGATCGACTGGATGGTTATGAAACATG gcacatt aacctggagagtcacaaggacacccgcaccctggagaaaccgtggaaatgtggagactgtgggaagagatacagattcCCATCATATCtagaagctcatcggcgcattcacactggagagaggccattctctTGCCCttggtgtgggatgggattcagtattgtatccaccctgcagagacaccaacgaattcacactggggagaggctgttcacttgctctcagtgtgggaaggcatTCGCTCACGCATCCACCCTACAGACACACCAGcgcgttcatactggggagaggccattcacctgcactgtaTGTGGAAAGGGATACACTcaattatccagcctgcagtcacaccagcgagttcacactggggagagaccattcacctgctctcagtgtgggaagggattcggtcATGCAGCcaccctgcagtcacaccagcgagttcacactggggagagaccgttcacctgctctgtatgtgagAAGGAGTTCACTCAGCTATCGAGCCTGCaggtacatcagcgagttcacaccggggtgagaccattcacctgctcccaatgtgggaagggattcaatgatttatatGCCCTGCaaacacatcagcgagttcacactggagagaagccattcacctgctctcagtgtgggaagggattcactcagttatgcaacctgcagacacaccagcgagtccatactggggagagaccattctgctgcactcaatgtgggaaggtatacagagattcatccaccctgcggacacaccagcgagttcacaccggggagaggccattcacctgctctgtgtgtgagaagggattcagagtttcatccagcctgctgagacaccagcgagttcacaagtga